A single Chryseobacterium sp. DNA region contains:
- a CDS encoding NADH-quinone oxidoreductase subunit C has product MTNEFVLEAITREFPESVISSSEPYGMLTIEVKKEDIKKIIHYLKDSSLEFNFLTDICGIHYPEFPEKEIGVVYHLHNMMANFRLRLKIFMSRENIEVDSLTDLYAGANWMERETYDFYGIKFKGHPDLRPILNMEDLGYHPMLKEYRLEDGTRTDKNDSMFGR; this is encoded by the coding sequence ATGACGAACGAATTTGTATTAGAAGCAATCACCAGAGAATTTCCGGAATCTGTCATTTCAAGCTCAGAACCTTATGGAATGCTCACGATTGAAGTGAAGAAAGAAGATATCAAAAAGATCATTCACTATCTTAAAGATTCATCATTGGAATTTAACTTCCTTACGGATATCTGTGGTATTCACTACCCTGAATTTCCTGAAAAGGAAATAGGCGTTGTATACCATTTGCATAATATGATGGCCAATTTCAGATTGCGTCTGAAAATATTCATGTCCAGAGAAAATATCGAAGTAGATTCTCTTACAGATCTATATGCCGGTGCCAACTGGATGGAAAGAGAAACCTATGATTTCTATGGGATTAAGTTCAAAGGACACCCGGATCTGAGACCTATCCTGAATATGGAAGATCTCGGATACCACCCTATGTTGAAGGAATATCGCCTTGAAGACGGTACAAGAACCGACAAGAACGATAGCATGTTCGGAAGATAA
- the nuoE gene encoding NAD(P)H-dependent oxidoreductase subunit E: MSETIAFKPESLAQVHKIIARYPEGRQKSALLPVLHLAQKEFGGWLDVPVMDYVAGLLSIQPIEVYEVATFYTMFNMKPVGKYVLEVCRTGPCMVCGSEKILKHIRTKLNIKDGETTEDGMFTLKPAECLGACGYAPMMQLGKFFHENLTIEKVDEILDLCRQGQVALD; this comes from the coding sequence GTGAGCGAAACAATAGCTTTTAAACCGGAAAGTTTAGCACAGGTACATAAAATTATCGCAAGATATCCTGAAGGAAGACAGAAATCTGCTCTTCTTCCTGTACTTCACTTAGCACAGAAAGAATTCGGAGGATGGTTAGACGTGCCTGTGATGGATTATGTTGCCGGACTATTAAGTATCCAACCCATTGAGGTATATGAAGTGGCTACTTTCTATACGATGTTTAATATGAAGCCGGTGGGTAAATATGTTTTGGAAGTTTGCAGAACAGGACCTTGTATGGTTTGTGGAAGCGAAAAGATCCTTAAGCATATCAGAACCAAACTGAACATTAAAGACGGAGAAACTACTGAAGACGGTATGTTCACATTAAAACCTGCTGAATGTCTTGGCGCATGCGGATATGCACCTATGATGCAGCTGGGGAAATTCTTTCATGAAAATTTAACAATAGAAAAAGTAGATGAAATCCTTGATCTTTGCAGACAGGGACAAGTTGCTTTGGACTAA
- the nuoF gene encoding NADH-quinone oxidoreductase subunit NuoF has product MSKKLLLKDAHIEGIRYFETYRKQGGYTAAEKALKMTPDEILEEVKASGLRGRGGAGFPTGMKWSFLAKPEGVPRHLVVNADESEPGTFKDRYLMEFLPHVLIEGMLISSYCLGSNVSYIYIRGEYSWIPDILEEAIEEAKAAGFLGKNILGTGFDCEIYVQRGGGAYICGEETALLESLEGKRGNPRLKPPFPAVKGLWERPTVVNNVESIAAIVPIIDITGAEYAKIGVGRSTGTKLISACGNINKPGVYEIDMTITVEEFIYSDEYCGGIKDGKKLKACIPGGSSVPIVPANLLLRTVNGEPRYMNYESLADGGFATGTMMGSGGFIVLDEDQCIVEHTMTLARFYNHESCGQCTPCREGTGWMYKILKKIENGQGKMEDIDLLWDIQRKIEGNTICPLGDAAAWPVAAAIRHFRDEFEWHVKNPELSQTQNYGLAHYADPIPAVEKNA; this is encoded by the coding sequence ATGAGTAAAAAACTTTTACTTAAAGACGCACATATAGAAGGTATTCGCTACTTTGAAACCTACCGTAAACAAGGAGGTTACACTGCAGCAGAAAAAGCCTTGAAGATGACTCCTGACGAAATTCTTGAAGAAGTAAAAGCTTCAGGACTAAGAGGACGTGGTGGAGCTGGATTCCCAACAGGAATGAAATGGAGCTTTTTGGCAAAACCTGAAGGTGTTCCAAGACACCTTGTTGTCAATGCGGATGAATCTGAGCCTGGAACATTCAAGGACAGATATCTGATGGAGTTCCTTCCTCATGTATTGATTGAGGGAATGTTAATTTCATCTTACTGTTTAGGTTCCAATGTTTCTTATATCTACATCCGTGGAGAGTATTCATGGATTCCTGATATTTTAGAAGAAGCTATTGAAGAAGCCAAAGCAGCAGGATTTTTAGGTAAAAATATCCTGGGAACAGGTTTCGATTGTGAAATTTATGTTCAGAGAGGGGGTGGAGCATACATCTGTGGTGAAGAAACGGCATTGCTTGAATCTCTTGAAGGAAAAAGAGGTAACCCAAGATTAAAACCGCCATTCCCTGCTGTAAAAGGTCTGTGGGAAAGACCAACGGTAGTAAATAACGTTGAATCTATTGCTGCAATTGTTCCAATCATTGACATAACAGGTGCTGAATACGCTAAAATAGGTGTGGGAAGATCTACAGGTACGAAATTGATTTCTGCTTGTGGAAATATCAACAAACCGGGAGTATACGAAATCGATATGACGATCACCGTAGAAGAATTCATCTACTCTGATGAATATTGCGGAGGTATTAAAGACGGAAAAAAATTAAAGGCTTGTATTCCTGGAGGAAGTTCTGTTCCTATTGTTCCAGCTAATCTATTGCTGAGAACAGTAAACGGAGAGCCAAGATATATGAACTACGAATCCTTGGCAGACGGTGGTTTCGCTACCGGAACCATGATGGGTTCAGGAGGTTTCATCGTTTTAGATGAAGACCAGTGTATCGTAGAACACACCATGACGTTAGCAAGATTCTACAACCACGAAAGCTGTGGTCAGTGTACTCCTTGCCGTGAAGGGACAGGATGGATGTACAAGATCTTAAAGAAAATAGAAAACGGACAAGGTAAAATGGAAGATATCGATCTGCTTTGGGATATCCAGAGAAAAATCGAAGGAAACACGATTTGTCCGTTGGGTGATGCAGCAGCTTGGCCGGTTGCAGCAGCGATCCGTCACTTCAGAGATGAATTTGAGTGGCACGTGAAAAACCCTGAGCTGTCTCAAACTCAAAACTATGGATTGGCACATTATGCAGATCCTATTCCGGCTGTTGAAAAGAATGCATAG
- the nuoD gene encoding NADH dehydrogenase (quinone) subunit D: protein MKDNSLSNILNQYESKEQIDGQLYTLNLGPTHPATHGIFQNILTMDGERILHAEQTVGYIHRAFEKISERRNYSQITTLTDRMNYCSAPINNLGWHMTVEKLIGIEVPKRVDYMRVILMELARIGDHLICNGVTGMDSGAITGLTYMFIERERIYDMYEQICGARMTTNMGRIGGFERDFTPKFHELLQDFLKTFPARFKEFGTLLERNRIFMDRTIGTGAISAERALSYGFTGPNLRAAGVDYDVRVAQPYSSYEDFDFIIPVGTSGDTYDRFMVRQQEIWESIKIIKQAYENLPEGPFHADVPDFYLPEKADVYQKMEALIYHFKIVMGETDVPKGEVYHAVEGGNGELGFYLVSDGGRSPYRLHFRRPCFIYYQAYPEMITGSVISDAIVTMCSMNIIAGELDA from the coding sequence ATGAAAGATAACTCATTATCTAATATACTAAACCAGTACGAAAGTAAGGAACAGATTGACGGACAATTGTACACCCTCAATTTAGGACCTACCCACCCTGCCACTCACGGGATTTTCCAGAATATCTTAACGATGGACGGAGAAAGAATCCTTCACGCTGAGCAGACTGTGGGATACATTCACAGAGCATTTGAGAAAATTTCTGAAAGAAGAAACTATTCTCAGATCACGACCCTTACTGACCGTATGAATTACTGTTCTGCACCGATCAATAACTTAGGCTGGCATATGACAGTGGAGAAGCTGATCGGCATTGAAGTTCCTAAGCGTGTAGATTACATGCGTGTTATCCTGATGGAATTAGCCAGAATCGGTGACCACCTGATCTGTAACGGGGTAACCGGAATGGACTCGGGAGCGATTACAGGGCTTACCTATATGTTCATCGAAAGAGAACGTATTTATGATATGTATGAGCAGATCTGCGGGGCAAGGATGACGACCAATATGGGAAGAATCGGAGGTTTTGAAAGAGATTTCACACCTAAGTTTCATGAGTTATTACAGGATTTCTTAAAGACTTTCCCGGCAAGATTCAAAGAATTCGGTACTTTATTAGAAAGAAACAGAATTTTTATGGATAGAACCATCGGTACAGGAGCTATTTCTGCCGAAAGAGCATTAAGCTATGGTTTCACAGGTCCAAATTTACGTGCAGCAGGAGTAGATTATGATGTAAGAGTTGCACAGCCTTACTCTTCCTATGAAGATTTCGACTTCATTATTCCTGTAGGAACTTCAGGAGATACTTACGACCGTTTCATGGTTCGTCAACAGGAAATCTGGGAATCAATCAAAATCATCAAACAAGCATACGAAAATCTTCCGGAAGGTCCATTCCATGCGGATGTTCCTGACTTCTATCTTCCTGAAAAGGCAGATGTGTATCAGAAAATGGAAGCATTGATCTACCATTTCAAAATTGTCATGGGAGAAACTGATGTACCGAAAGGAGAAGTTTACCACGCTGTAGAAGGTGGAAACGGAGAATTAGGATTCTATCTTGTGAGTGACGGAGGAAGAAGCCCTTATAGACTTCACTTCAGAAGACCATGCTTCATCTACTATCAGGCATACCCTGAAATGATTACTGGTTCTGTCATTTCAGATGCCATTGTAACGATGTGTAGTATGAATATTATTGCGGGAGAATTAGACGCATAA